A window from Micromonospora profundi encodes these proteins:
- a CDS encoding FmdB family zinc ribbon protein, which produces MPRYEFRCRACGDTFEVNRPMVEAGAPAACPQGHADTVKLLSAVAVTGRGAGGSAGGVPAPAGGGCCGGACGC; this is translated from the coding sequence ATGCCCCGGTACGAGTTCCGTTGCCGCGCCTGCGGCGACACTTTCGAGGTCAACCGCCCGATGGTCGAGGCCGGCGCGCCGGCTGCCTGCCCGCAGGGTCATGCCGACACTGTCAAGCTGCTGTCCGCTGTGGCGGTCACCGGCCGCGGTGCCGGCGGTTCCGCCGGTGGTGTGCCCGCGCCCGCCGGAGGTGGCTGCTGCGGCGGCGCCTGCGGCTGCTGA
- a CDS encoding lytic transglycosylase domain-containing protein yields the protein MSDTRRVVDGEDETRVRPLRPAAPLDGPLEGSGAAPDPAARVVPRPRRPWLSGRRPDAKTSPTRDAAPAADAADPATIPTSDAGPASGATVTDSPPTDATVADPKTTTVADPKTTTVADPKTTTVADPKAATVAGPAATIVDGVAVPPAPQSGRRRRVPFAHAVRLPPRQAAATAVQVTRDWSRRPSGRLALPGLFLLALVAATAAAGALLVPATIRAPRPVAVDASVPPTRAVPRLTPPGLAPTGPLPTGALPTAPLPTGPLPTAPLPGGGLPGGPGGGLPGGGGRPSDALAGWAQQVGAKVGIPPVAMQAYGYAEWVLSQTNRSCALSWTTLAAIGQVESGHGSANGARLGPDGRALPEIIGLPLDGNGGRMRIIDTDRGVLDKDTTYDRAIGPMQFIPTTWQEIGADADGDGVKNPHDLDDAALAAGNYLCKGGRNLSIPGDWWNAILSYNDVRRYAQAVYDTANRYGQASRT from the coding sequence ATGAGTGATACTCGACGGGTGGTGGACGGCGAGGACGAGACGCGTGTGCGACCGCTGCGACCCGCCGCGCCGCTGGACGGCCCGCTCGAAGGCTCGGGAGCGGCACCGGACCCGGCGGCCCGGGTCGTGCCCCGCCCTCGCCGGCCCTGGTTGAGCGGCAGAAGACCGGACGCCAAGACCAGCCCGACCCGCGACGCCGCCCCAGCGGCCGACGCGGCCGACCCGGCAACCATCCCGACCAGCGACGCCGGCCCGGCGAGCGGCGCGACCGTCACCGACTCCCCGCCGACGGATGCCACCGTCGCGGACCCAAAGACGACCACCGTCGCGGACCCAAAGACGACCACCGTCGCGGACCCAAAGACGACCACCGTCGCGGACCCGAAAGCGGCCACCGTCGCGGGCCCGGCCGCGACCATCGTGGACGGCGTGGCCGTCCCGCCGGCGCCCCAGAGTGGCCGGCGGCGACGCGTGCCGTTCGCGCACGCTGTTCGCCTGCCCCCGCGCCAGGCCGCGGCGACCGCCGTTCAGGTGACCCGCGACTGGTCGCGCCGGCCCAGCGGCCGACTCGCTCTTCCCGGCCTCTTCCTGTTGGCTCTCGTGGCGGCGACGGCCGCGGCGGGTGCGCTGCTCGTTCCCGCGACCATCCGCGCGCCCCGGCCCGTGGCCGTCGACGCCTCGGTCCCGCCGACCAGGGCCGTACCACGGTTGACACCGCCCGGCCTGGCGCCCACCGGCCCCCTACCGACGGGGGCACTGCCGACCGCTCCGCTGCCCACCGGCCCGCTCCCCACCGCCCCGCTGCCCGGCGGTGGGTTGCCAGGTGGGCCGGGCGGTGGGCTGCCGGGCGGCGGTGGCCGCCCCTCGGACGCCCTGGCCGGCTGGGCTCAGCAGGTCGGCGCAAAGGTCGGCATCCCCCCGGTCGCCATGCAGGCGTACGGGTACGCCGAGTGGGTGCTCTCCCAGACCAACCGCAGCTGCGCGTTGAGCTGGACCACGCTCGCCGCGATCGGTCAGGTCGAGTCCGGCCACGGCTCGGCCAACGGCGCGAGGCTCGGGCCGGACGGCAGGGCGCTGCCGGAGATCATCGGTTTGCCGCTGGACGGCAACGGCGGCCGGATGCGGATCATCGACACCGACCGTGGGGTGCTCGACAAGGACACCACCTACGACCGCGCGATCGGGCCGATGCAGTTCATCCCGACCACCTGGCAGGAGATCGGCGCAGACGCCGACGGCGACGGCGTCAAGAACCCGCACGACCTGGACGACGCCGCGCTGGCGGCCGGCAACTACCTGTGCAAGGGCGGCCGGAATCTCAGCATCCCTGGCGACTGGTGGAACGCGATCCTGTCGTACAACGACGTACGCCGGTACGCCCAGGCCGTCTACGACACGGCGAACCGATACGGACAAGCCAGCCGCACGTGA
- a CDS encoding phospholipase, with the protein MPRRLTTMLASGALALLASLAVASPAAAVTPQQKLSVLSSWTQTSASSYNSWNSARVNRAPWADYNFNWSTDYCSSSPDNPLGFTFNLSCYRHDFGYRNYKAVGQFSGNKARLDNAFYADLKRVCATYNAVVRPACNSLAWTYYQAVNIFGSVAAVQQADIDRAARMKADAEARAAAR; encoded by the coding sequence GTGCCCCGACGTCTCACCACAATGCTCGCCTCGGGCGCGCTCGCACTGCTCGCCAGCCTCGCTGTCGCCTCCCCCGCCGCAGCCGTCACCCCCCAGCAGAAGCTGTCGGTGCTGTCCAGTTGGACGCAGACAAGCGCGTCCAGCTACAACTCGTGGAACAGCGCCCGGGTCAACAGGGCACCCTGGGCCGACTACAACTTCAACTGGTCCACCGACTACTGCTCGTCGAGCCCGGACAACCCGCTCGGGTTCACCTTCAACCTGAGCTGCTACCGGCACGACTTCGGCTACCGCAACTACAAGGCCGTCGGGCAGTTCTCCGGCAACAAGGCCCGCCTGGACAACGCCTTCTACGCCGACCTGAAGCGGGTCTGCGCCACGTACAACGCGGTCGTCCGTCCGGCCTGCAACAGCCTGGCCTGGACCTACTACCAGGCGGTCAACATCTTCGGGTCGGTCGCCGCCGTCCAGCAGGCGGACATCGACCGCGCTGCCCGGATGAAGGCCGACGCCGAAGCCCGCGCCGCCGCCCGCTGA
- a CDS encoding GNAT family N-acetyltransferase: protein MVREWDPRTASSAEIASLLSTLNAVLAADLPQDPPWRETSLREYLAEVMPGERRISWIAQAEPTGPDEPGAVLGQVHVLLLGDIGVIEVLVHPSVRRTGLGRDLVLRAARRVYQEGFQSIGVEVVGDTPAVGFYESLGFTKEYVETRSVLDLATVDWAELTEMANGLGSGYHLEFCPGGPPDDLIESYARAKAEVRDVDDGELRPSSYDPERLRDSLNTLHRRGMKPYIVLAQHEQSGEVAGLTEVVVPAQHPTRADQYDTIVVQSHRGYGIDRAIKARMLLELRSAEPELAEVQTWNAQANEAMLKVNAELGYRPDRDWCEYSVDVAELVHRLDPPR from the coding sequence ATGGTGCGCGAGTGGGACCCCAGGACCGCGTCGTCCGCCGAGATCGCGTCGTTGCTGTCCACGCTGAACGCGGTTCTGGCGGCCGATCTTCCGCAGGACCCGCCCTGGCGGGAGACCTCCCTGCGGGAATACCTCGCTGAGGTGATGCCCGGCGAACGGCGAATCTCCTGGATCGCCCAGGCCGAGCCGACCGGCCCTGACGAGCCTGGCGCGGTCCTCGGGCAGGTGCATGTGCTGCTCCTCGGTGACATCGGCGTGATCGAGGTGCTGGTCCACCCGTCCGTACGCCGCACCGGTCTCGGCCGTGACCTGGTGTTGCGGGCCGCCCGGCGGGTCTACCAGGAGGGCTTCCAGTCGATCGGCGTCGAGGTGGTCGGCGACACGCCGGCGGTGGGTTTCTACGAGTCGCTCGGCTTCACCAAGGAGTACGTGGAGACGCGCAGCGTGCTCGACCTGGCCACTGTCGACTGGGCCGAGTTGACCGAGATGGCAAACGGGCTCGGCTCGGGCTATCACCTGGAGTTCTGCCCTGGCGGCCCACCGGACGACCTGATCGAGTCGTACGCGCGGGCCAAGGCCGAGGTGCGCGACGTGGACGACGGCGAGCTGCGCCCCAGCTCGTACGACCCCGAGCGGCTCCGGGACAGCTTGAACACCCTGCACCGCCGGGGCATGAAGCCGTACATCGTGCTCGCACAGCATGAGCAGAGCGGCGAGGTGGCGGGGCTGACCGAGGTGGTGGTGCCGGCACAGCACCCGACCCGCGCCGACCAGTACGACACGATCGTCGTGCAGAGTCACAGGGGCTACGGCATCGACCGGGCGATCAAGGCCCGGATGCTGCTGGAGCTGCGCTCCGCCGAGCCTGAGCTGGCCGAGGTGCAGACCTGGAACGCGCAGGCCAACGAGGCCATGCTCAAGGTCAATGCGGAGCTTGGCTACCGGCCCGACCGGGACTGGTGCGAATACAGCGTCGATGTCGCCGAGTTGGTGCACCGGCTCGATCCGCCGCGCTGA
- a CDS encoding ATP-binding protein, which yields MSPRIQLPSGWVTFVFTDIEGSTRLAQLLGADYRPVLAEHRRLLRRTLAATGGAELLTEGDSFFLAFDDAAAALTACLTAQRALASHDWPTAEAAPRVRMGLHTGYAEPGDGEYASPEVHRAARVAAAAHGGQVLCSASTARRADPLPPGATLLDLGLHRLRGFDDRERLFQLVAPGLERQFPRPRTADAVAHNLPTQVTSFVGRQVERAELSRLVEQHRLVTVLGAGGAGKTRLAVELAGGVVEAYPDGVWFVDIAAVTDPGLVAFAVAAVLGLRPEPGRPMMDTLVEYAAGRRMLVVLDTCDAQPSACAEVISRLLSGGGGVRVLATSRESFSLPGEVVWRIPPLSVDPRPDGAESDAVALLLDRTAAARGGRQPEAAESADLRRVVQRLDGLPLAIELAAARLRVLSVGQLAERLEDVLGTLDAGREDPEPPPVERGWSGNQQDTVDLVAAAIGTPPPTPASRAVQRSATERHLTMQATVTWSYRTLGPRAARLLRWLAVFAGPVDLPTVEWLLGDDPLDPLSVLVDKSMVLAEPRATGSSYRMLDPIRAYAARRLVEAGEEQAARDRHVAWSVHALERAHLGPDGRPVTLSLYTLDPLADELRAALRWCATGGSARAGLRLAGGLDQWWRERGLAREGRLWLFRLYGRIAETGERIPEAELAAAYHMHSLHAGADGEFAEELRYSQRAEAAARQAGDAGLLARVLAGRAAPLVDMGQFVEAERVCREVIDWAHGQDVVGEALFAVFSLAQLLWRRGELEEAAELLGAARPVEAARPVERGRRSVDMLLGMVALARGDVIAAHEHLLVALRSRMYHGYHGRACDTLNAIAVRCALSGERTTAARLFGAAQVTRASMRGTPGIYGGYWADQQAELRGVLGDAAFDDAYGEGAELGLDEAVALALDVEHPDLAADSTRFSTMPAASAPQQAGAEQDRRPAGRTERA from the coding sequence ATGTCGCCACGGATCCAGCTCCCGAGCGGTTGGGTGACCTTCGTGTTCACCGACATCGAGGGCTCGACCCGACTGGCCCAGCTGCTTGGCGCGGACTACCGTCCGGTGCTCGCCGAGCACCGCCGGTTGTTGCGTCGTACGCTCGCCGCCACCGGTGGCGCGGAGCTGTTGACCGAGGGCGACTCATTCTTCCTGGCCTTCGACGACGCGGCGGCGGCACTGACCGCGTGCCTGACGGCCCAGCGGGCTCTGGCGAGTCACGACTGGCCCACGGCGGAGGCCGCCCCGCGGGTGCGGATGGGCCTGCACACCGGTTACGCCGAGCCGGGCGACGGGGAGTACGCCAGCCCCGAGGTGCACCGCGCCGCGCGGGTTGCCGCGGCGGCGCACGGCGGGCAGGTGCTCTGTTCGGCGTCGACTGCCCGCCGGGCCGACCCGTTGCCGCCCGGTGCCACACTGCTCGACCTGGGCCTGCACCGACTACGCGGCTTCGACGACCGGGAGCGGCTGTTTCAGCTCGTCGCACCGGGGCTGGAGCGGCAGTTCCCTCGTCCCCGCACCGCCGACGCTGTGGCGCACAACCTGCCTACCCAGGTGACGTCGTTCGTCGGCCGGCAGGTCGAACGCGCCGAACTGAGTCGGCTGGTGGAGCAGCATCGACTGGTCACAGTGCTGGGCGCGGGTGGCGCGGGCAAGACCAGGCTGGCCGTCGAGCTGGCCGGTGGGGTCGTCGAGGCGTACCCGGACGGGGTGTGGTTCGTCGACATCGCGGCGGTGACCGACCCGGGGCTGGTGGCGTTCGCGGTCGCCGCCGTGCTCGGGCTGCGACCCGAGCCGGGCCGGCCCATGATGGACACCCTCGTGGAGTACGCGGCCGGCCGCCGGATGCTCGTCGTGCTGGACACCTGCGACGCGCAGCCGTCCGCCTGCGCCGAGGTGATCTCGCGGCTGCTGTCCGGCGGGGGCGGCGTGCGGGTGCTGGCGACCAGCCGCGAATCGTTCAGCCTGCCCGGTGAGGTCGTGTGGCGGATTCCGCCGCTCTCGGTCGACCCGCGTCCGGACGGCGCGGAGAGCGACGCGGTGGCGTTGCTGCTGGACCGTACGGCGGCGGCGCGCGGCGGCCGGCAACCGGAGGCCGCCGAGTCGGCCGATCTGCGCCGTGTGGTGCAGCGGTTGGACGGGCTGCCGCTCGCCATCGAGTTGGCGGCGGCCCGGCTGCGGGTGCTCTCGGTAGGTCAGCTCGCCGAGCGGCTGGAGGACGTGCTCGGCACGTTGGACGCGGGTCGGGAGGATCCGGAGCCGCCGCCGGTGGAGCGGGGCTGGTCGGGTAACCAGCAGGACACCGTGGACCTGGTGGCGGCGGCGATCGGTACGCCACCGCCCACCCCGGCGAGCAGGGCTGTGCAGCGTTCCGCCACCGAACGCCACCTGACGATGCAGGCCACAGTCACCTGGTCGTACCGGACGTTGGGCCCCCGGGCCGCGCGGCTGCTGCGGTGGCTTGCCGTGTTCGCCGGGCCGGTGGACCTTCCGACCGTGGAGTGGCTGCTGGGGGACGACCCGCTGGATCCCCTGTCGGTGCTCGTGGACAAGTCGATGGTGCTTGCCGAGCCGCGTGCGACCGGCAGTTCGTACCGGATGCTCGACCCGATCCGCGCGTACGCGGCGCGACGGCTGGTCGAGGCCGGTGAGGAACAGGCGGCCCGGGACCGGCACGTGGCCTGGTCGGTGCACGCGTTGGAGCGGGCGCATCTGGGCCCGGACGGCCGGCCGGTGACGCTGTCGCTGTACACGCTGGACCCGCTCGCCGACGAGCTGCGGGCCGCGCTGCGGTGGTGCGCGACCGGCGGCAGCGCCCGTGCCGGCCTGCGGCTGGCCGGGGGCCTGGACCAGTGGTGGCGCGAGCGTGGGCTGGCCCGGGAGGGGCGGCTCTGGCTGTTCCGGCTGTACGGGCGGATCGCCGAGACGGGCGAGCGGATTCCGGAGGCGGAGCTGGCGGCGGCGTACCACATGCATTCGCTGCACGCCGGTGCCGACGGGGAGTTCGCCGAGGAGCTGCGCTACTCGCAGCGGGCGGAGGCGGCGGCGCGGCAGGCCGGTGACGCCGGGCTGCTGGCCCGGGTGCTCGCCGGCCGGGCGGCGCCGCTTGTCGACATGGGGCAGTTCGTCGAGGCCGAGCGTGTGTGCCGGGAGGTCATCGACTGGGCACACGGGCAGGACGTCGTCGGCGAGGCGCTGTTCGCCGTGTTCAGCCTCGCCCAGTTGCTGTGGCGGCGTGGCGAGCTTGAGGAGGCGGCCGAACTGCTCGGGGCGGCGCGGCCGGTGGAGGCGGCGCGGCCTGTGGAGCGGGGCCGGCGTTCGGTGGACATGCTGCTCGGGATGGTCGCGTTGGCCCGGGGCGACGTGATCGCCGCGCACGAGCATCTGCTTGTGGCGTTGCGTTCCCGGATGTACCACGGCTACCACGGCCGAGCGTGCGACACGTTGAACGCGATAGCTGTGCGCTGCGCGCTGAGTGGGGAGCGGACGACCGCCGCCCGGTTGTTCGGGGCGGCGCAGGTGACGCGGGCGAGCATGCGGGGTACGCCGGGCATCTACGGCGGCTACTGGGCCGACCAGCAGGCGGAGTTGCGCGGGGTGTTGGGTGACGCGGCGTTCGACGACGCGTACGGCGAGGGTGCCGAGTTGGGGTTGGACGAGGCTGTCGCGCTGGCGCTCGACGTGGAACACCCGGACCTGGCGGCGGATTCGACACGCTTCAGCACCATGCCGGCGGCCTCCGCGCCCCAGCAGGCCGGTGCGGAGCAGGATCGGCGTCCGGCCGGTCGCACCGAACGGGCCTGA